A window of Prolixibacter sp. SD074 contains these coding sequences:
- a CDS encoding type IX secretion system membrane protein PorP/SprF, producing MIKRNYILKRSNLLGLIVLLMLLPFAGKAQQDPVFTQYLNNVLTVQPAYAGSQGTLNVTALSRQQWVGFDGAPSTNTVTVQAPLNSYNVGLGMSIYNDSWGPVKQNGIYFDYAYRVRASRYNRRQYISFGLEAGFNLYEARLTGLQINDPNDPVFAQDINYKFLPNFGVGVLWHGDRFFLGLSVPKILKSAIQKETTNLSQTEVLHFYLMGAEVFNVSRYGTLKFKPSFLVRYAQNAPISADVSAQFLISDKVWVGATYRYQNSFGGLLQFYVNPQLKIGYAYDMTTMPEAHYNAGTHEFMVSYDFDLGRRRRRIGPRYF from the coding sequence TTGATAAAACGAAACTACATATTAAAACGTAGCAATCTTTTAGGATTGATTGTTTTGCTGATGTTACTTCCCTTTGCGGGGAAAGCGCAGCAGGACCCGGTTTTTACGCAGTACCTGAACAACGTACTGACAGTGCAACCCGCCTATGCAGGAAGTCAGGGTACCCTGAATGTGACGGCACTTTCGCGGCAGCAGTGGGTGGGGTTCGATGGCGCTCCGTCGACGAATACAGTTACCGTACAAGCCCCGCTGAACTCCTACAACGTCGGTCTCGGCATGTCGATTTACAACGATAGTTGGGGACCGGTCAAGCAAAATGGTATCTATTTCGATTATGCCTACCGTGTTCGCGCCAGTCGTTACAATCGCCGGCAGTATATATCCTTTGGTTTGGAGGCCGGTTTCAACCTGTACGAGGCCCGGTTGACGGGGCTTCAGATTAACGATCCGAACGATCCGGTGTTTGCCCAGGATATCAACTACAAATTTCTGCCCAATTTCGGAGTCGGGGTGCTGTGGCATGGCGATCGCTTCTTCCTGGGATTATCGGTACCTAAAATTCTCAAAAGCGCCATTCAGAAAGAGACGACGAATTTGAGCCAGACCGAAGTACTTCACTTCTACCTGATGGGAGCTGAGGTTTTCAATGTATCACGTTACGGTACCCTGAAATTTAAACCTTCGTTTTTGGTCCGGTATGCCCAGAATGCACCTATCTCTGCCGATGTCTCAGCACAATTCCTGATTAGTGACAAAGTTTGGGTGGGCGCCACCTATCGGTATCAAAACTCTTTTGGAGGCTTGTTGCAGTTTTATGTTAACCCTCAGTTAAAAATCGGTTATGCCTATGACATGACAACCATGCCGGAGGCGCACTACAATGCCGGTACACATGAATTCATGGTAAGCTACGATTTCGACCTTGGCCGCCGCCGCCGCCGCATAGGCCCGCGGTATTTCTAA
- a CDS encoding efflux RND transporter periplasmic adaptor subunit, translated as MKKKKRSFRLPIIVVFAVIILLIVGKQAGWFGKEFATRVAVEKAGKKDITELITANGKIEPQTEVKISPEVPGEIIELPVKEGDEVKEGDLLAIIKPDIYISNLNRLRATLNTQKARLAQSEAQLTEKKLNFDRSKQLYKQQTISQADYQSAEAAYKVAVSDVEAARYMVKSAESSVQESQENLTKTKIYAPITGTISKLNVEKGERVVGTNQFAGTELMTVANLNSMEVKVEVNENDIVKVQSGDTALVEIDAYMNRKFKGIVTEIASSANVTGSSTDQVTNFDVKILLLQSSYNDLLKNPSDRYPFLPGMSATVDIRTNTRNGVITVPIQAVTTRSGKGEARDETTGLQQENSGETDETTTVKPKPEAKQHEVVFVYNDGVVREKRVKTGIQDNVNIEIENGLKDGEEVVVAPYGLISRTLKDSMTVEVVPIDELYKTKK; from the coding sequence ATGAAGAAGAAAAAAAGGAGTTTCCGTCTGCCCATCATCGTTGTCTTTGCAGTTATCATTCTGCTTATTGTAGGTAAACAAGCCGGCTGGTTCGGAAAAGAATTTGCTACCCGGGTAGCTGTTGAAAAAGCCGGGAAGAAAGATATTACCGAGCTCATTACGGCAAACGGAAAGATTGAGCCGCAAACGGAAGTAAAAATCAGCCCGGAAGTTCCGGGTGAGATTATTGAACTTCCCGTGAAGGAGGGCGATGAAGTAAAGGAAGGCGACTTACTGGCTATCATTAAGCCCGATATTTACATTTCCAATCTCAACCGTTTGCGCGCCACCCTGAATACCCAAAAAGCGCGATTGGCACAGTCAGAAGCGCAATTGACCGAGAAAAAACTGAATTTCGACCGGTCGAAACAACTTTATAAACAGCAGACCATCTCCCAAGCCGATTATCAGTCAGCCGAAGCAGCCTATAAAGTTGCTGTTTCCGACGTCGAGGCAGCGCGATACATGGTGAAAAGTGCGGAATCGAGTGTGCAGGAATCCCAGGAAAACCTGACCAAAACAAAAATCTACGCTCCTATTACGGGAACGATCTCGAAACTGAATGTAGAGAAAGGCGAACGGGTCGTTGGGACCAACCAGTTTGCCGGTACCGAGCTGATGACCGTGGCCAACCTCAATAGCATGGAAGTGAAGGTAGAAGTGAACGAAAACGATATTGTAAAAGTGCAGTCAGGCGATACGGCACTGGTGGAGATTGACGCATATATGAACCGAAAATTCAAAGGTATTGTGACCGAAATTGCCAGCTCGGCCAATGTGACCGGCTCCTCAACCGACCAGGTCACCAACTTCGATGTAAAGATTTTACTGCTGCAGAGTTCCTATAATGATTTGCTAAAAAACCCATCGGATCGTTATCCTTTCCTACCGGGAATGTCAGCCACTGTCGATATCCGGACCAATACCCGCAACGGTGTGATTACGGTTCCCATCCAGGCTGTTACCACCCGCAGCGGAAAAGGTGAAGCCAGGGATGAAACAACTGGTTTACAACAGGAAAACAGTGGGGAAACCGATGAAACAACAACCGTCAAACCTAAACCTGAAGCCAAACAGCATGAAGTTGTCTTTGTGTATAATGACGGTGTCGTTCGTGAAAAACGGGTCAAAACCGGTATTCAGGATAATGTCAACATCGAAATTGAAAATGGGCTGAAAGATGGTGAAGAAGTGGTTGTAGCTCCTTACGGACTTATTTCACGTACGCTGAAAGACTCCATGACGGTAGAGGTTGTTCCGATAGATGAGCTGTATAAAACGAAGAAGTAA
- a CDS encoding ABC transporter permease, with protein sequence MFDIERWNEIWNALTKNKLRSFLTAFGVFWGIFMLVVMTGAGNGLKHGIYDGVSRFAVNSAFMWTQRTGEPYKGFKRGRFWNMNTSDITYIEDHVQGIKYLAPMLFGWKERGGENTVRDNRTGAYNIAGDYPVYTKIDPVSMVKGRWINEIDMRNKRKVCVIGEKVEESMFDKNENPIGKYLKVSGVYFQVIGVLKPETRVNFNGRKEETIFLPFTTMQQAYNYGNEVHLIAVTSKKGVSVSSLEGQILTIIKKRHSIAPTDEQAIRSVNIEKQFQQMNGLFLGISILTWIVGIGTLLAGVIGVSNIMLVIVKERTREIGIQRALGATPGIIISQIVLESVALTTLAGYIGLSLGVGLLELVSNVLAKMNSGGDGVFYKDPTIDLPVALVALAVLILAGLFAGSIPAKRALQIKPIDALRDE encoded by the coding sequence ATGTTTGACATCGAACGCTGGAACGAAATATGGAACGCCCTGACAAAAAACAAGCTCAGGAGCTTTCTCACCGCCTTCGGGGTTTTCTGGGGAATCTTCATGCTGGTCGTCATGACCGGCGCCGGAAACGGGTTGAAACACGGCATTTACGACGGTGTATCCAGGTTTGCTGTTAATTCTGCCTTTATGTGGACACAGCGGACCGGCGAGCCTTACAAAGGTTTTAAACGCGGCCGTTTCTGGAATATGAATACATCCGACATCACCTACATCGAAGACCACGTACAGGGCATTAAATACCTGGCCCCAATGCTTTTTGGCTGGAAGGAACGCGGCGGCGAAAACACCGTTCGCGATAACCGGACCGGCGCCTATAATATTGCGGGAGATTACCCGGTGTATACCAAAATCGACCCGGTTTCCATGGTAAAAGGCCGTTGGATCAATGAAATAGATATGCGCAATAAGAGAAAAGTGTGTGTGATTGGTGAGAAAGTAGAGGAAAGTATGTTCGATAAAAACGAAAATCCTATCGGGAAATACCTCAAAGTATCGGGCGTATATTTCCAGGTCATCGGGGTACTGAAACCCGAAACACGCGTCAATTTTAACGGACGTAAGGAAGAGACCATCTTTCTTCCATTCACCACCATGCAACAAGCCTATAATTACGGCAACGAAGTTCACCTGATTGCTGTCACTTCAAAAAAAGGTGTATCCGTCAGTAGCCTGGAAGGCCAGATACTCACCATCATTAAAAAGCGGCATTCAATCGCTCCGACAGACGAACAGGCAATCAGAAGCGTCAATATCGAAAAACAGTTCCAACAGATGAACGGCCTTTTCCTTGGCATCAGTATCCTGACCTGGATTGTGGGAATCGGAACATTACTGGCCGGGGTGATTGGTGTTAGTAACATCATGCTGGTGATTGTGAAAGAGCGTACCCGCGAAATTGGGATACAACGCGCTCTTGGGGCGACCCCCGGAATCATTATTTCACAAATTGTACTCGAAAGTGTGGCCCTGACGACCCTGGCCGGCTATATCGGACTGTCATTGGGCGTCGGGCTCCTGGAACTTGTCAGCAACGTCCTGGCGAAAATGAACAGCGGAGGTGACGGTGTCTTCTATAAAGATCCGACGATTGATCTTCCGGTAGCACTCGTTGCACTGGCCGTGTTGATACTGGCCGGGCTGTTTGCCGGTTCCATTCCGGCGAAGCGGGCGCTGCAAATAAAACCCATCGACGCATTACGCGACGAATAA
- a CDS encoding ABC transporter permease has product MFDIDVWQEIFSTIRKNKLRTFLTGFSVAWGIFMLMILLGSGNGLQNGVKKQFAGNAVNAMWIWTGETSMPYKGMKTGRPIHFTNQDYTFLTNKVKGLDEVSSRFYLPGDTNYAYGNEYGSFTTVTCHPALQDVENIKLGKGRFINHKDITDYRKSIVIGKDIAKALFKKEDPIGKYLKVNDVPFEVVGVCHDPNNSNDRTAYMPVSTAQRIFNGGNRVHSFAVTTKMVTSTKQAETITKKVREALARRHKFNPDDNRAMGAFNMLTEYLRTMKIFQGIKIFVWIIGIGTLIAGIVGVSNIMLILVKERTREIGVRKALGASPRSVIGLILMESILITTVAGYIGLTLGVGIMEVVNYVLEQMFASGGGDRIFFRNPTVNFGTAISATVILVLSGAIAGYIPAKKAANVKPIEALRDE; this is encoded by the coding sequence ATGTTTGATATCGATGTTTGGCAGGAAATATTCAGCACTATCCGGAAGAACAAGCTCCGTACTTTTCTTACCGGTTTCTCGGTAGCGTGGGGTATTTTCATGTTAATGATACTGCTCGGGTCGGGAAACGGGTTGCAGAACGGTGTTAAAAAACAGTTTGCCGGTAACGCAGTTAATGCCATGTGGATATGGACCGGCGAAACCAGTATGCCGTATAAAGGAATGAAAACCGGACGGCCTATTCATTTCACCAACCAGGATTATACCTTCCTGACCAACAAGGTGAAAGGACTGGATGAAGTCTCTTCCCGCTTCTACTTGCCCGGTGATACCAATTATGCATATGGTAATGAATACGGCTCATTCACGACCGTCACCTGCCATCCGGCCCTTCAGGATGTTGAAAATATTAAGCTGGGCAAAGGCCGCTTCATCAACCACAAGGATATTACCGACTATCGCAAGTCCATTGTTATCGGAAAAGATATTGCCAAGGCCCTTTTCAAAAAAGAAGACCCCATTGGAAAATATCTCAAAGTAAACGATGTGCCTTTTGAGGTGGTCGGTGTTTGTCACGATCCGAACAATAGTAACGACCGTACGGCCTACATGCCGGTATCTACCGCTCAACGTATTTTCAACGGAGGTAACCGGGTTCACAGTTTTGCCGTTACCACGAAAATGGTCACCTCAACAAAACAGGCTGAAACCATTACCAAAAAAGTTCGTGAAGCGCTTGCCCGGCGTCACAAATTCAATCCAGACGATAACCGTGCTATGGGCGCTTTCAACATGCTAACAGAGTATCTGCGTACCATGAAGATTTTCCAGGGTATCAAAATATTTGTCTGGATTATTGGTATCGGAACCCTGATTGCCGGTATCGTAGGGGTAAGCAACATCATGCTGATCCTGGTAAAAGAACGGACCCGTGAAATCGGTGTCCGGAAAGCGCTGGGCGCATCACCCCGCTCTGTTATCGGCCTTATCCTGATGGAATCGATCCTGATAACCACCGTTGCGGGATACATTGGACTGACCCTGGGCGTCGGCATCATGGAAGTAGTGAATTATGTACTCGAACAGATGTTTGCCTCCGGCGGAGGTGACAGAATATTCTTCCGTAACCCAACCGTCAACTTCGGAACAGCCATTTCAGCCACGGTAATCCTGGTTTTATCAGGCGCTATTGCCGGATACATTCCTGCGAAAAAAGCGGCCAACGTAAAACCCATTGAAGCCCTTCGTGATGAATAA
- a CDS encoding ABC transporter ATP-binding protein: protein MIQINNLHKSYVTGNNSLHVLKGLNLDIKEGEFVSIMGSSGSGKSTLLNILGILDNYDEGSYSLDGLLMQDMNETQAARTRNKMIGFIFQSFNLISFKNAMENVALPLYYKGISRKKRNQMAMEFLEKLGLKEWAHHMPNELSGGQRQRVAIARALIAKPRIILADEPTGALDTQTSYEVMEMLKQVNEEGITVIIVTHEYDIAAMTRKIIHLKDGVIEEIIKNGDLKSFQAQYNRNINKPTHHV, encoded by the coding sequence ATGATACAGATCAACAACTTACATAAGTCGTATGTAACGGGGAATAACAGCCTGCACGTCCTGAAGGGCCTGAACCTGGACATCAAGGAGGGAGAATTCGTTTCCATCATGGGGTCTTCAGGTTCCGGTAAGTCGACTTTGTTGAATATCCTCGGCATTCTCGATAATTATGACGAAGGATCTTACTCCCTTGACGGTCTTCTAATGCAAGACATGAATGAGACTCAGGCAGCCCGGACGCGCAACAAAATGATTGGATTCATCTTTCAGTCATTCAACCTGATATCGTTTAAGAATGCGATGGAGAATGTTGCTTTACCGCTCTATTACAAAGGCATTTCGCGTAAGAAACGGAACCAGATGGCCATGGAATTCCTGGAAAAACTGGGCCTGAAGGAATGGGCACATCATATGCCGAATGAACTTTCCGGAGGACAACGCCAACGGGTGGCCATTGCCCGTGCACTGATCGCCAAACCACGTATCATTCTGGCGGACGAACCTACCGGCGCACTCGATACACAAACCTCGTACGAAGTGATGGAAATGCTGAAGCAAGTCAATGAGGAAGGGATTACTGTCATTATTGTTACCCACGAATATGATATTGCTGCTATGACCCGGAAAATCATCCACCTGAAAGACGGTGTGATTGAAGAGATAATTAAAAACGGCGACCTGAAGTCCTTCCAGGCACAATATAACCGGAACATTAATAAACCAACGCATCATGTTTGA
- a CDS encoding peptidase MA family metallohydrolase: MRNRNYLIAILVLLLQACSLIPDSGEMDSHGTWLQAESENYVYYYRPNSAAAADIDKIEAEQERVFVQLNEILGTSYNQKIHVYIFNDLADAGFTDKTGQAFPILNTIEVIYGSDGYTIGKRGISAHEVAHIITFNAWGPTDLRILSEGIAVYMEHVTYDSEANYDSSQMIVAALAVHGGLPDIESLASDFGQFDTNISYPVSGSFSGYIIHGFGMEKYRKLFTEGRRVHFAADFQSVYGVSLSDVENTWGRQSDKSLPQ; the protein is encoded by the coding sequence ATGAGAAATAGGAATTATCTGATAGCCATTTTGGTGCTGCTTTTGCAAGCATGTTCGCTGATTCCTGATTCCGGCGAAATGGATTCCCATGGTACCTGGTTACAGGCCGAGTCGGAAAACTATGTATATTATTACCGCCCTAATTCGGCTGCTGCCGCGGATATCGATAAAATTGAGGCAGAGCAGGAACGCGTTTTCGTCCAGTTAAATGAAATCCTGGGGACGAGTTACAATCAAAAAATTCACGTCTATATTTTTAACGATTTGGCGGATGCCGGGTTTACCGATAAAACCGGGCAGGCTTTCCCCATTTTGAATACAATTGAAGTGATTTATGGTTCAGATGGTTATACCATCGGCAAACGAGGTATTTCGGCGCACGAAGTAGCACATATCATTACTTTTAATGCCTGGGGGCCGACCGATTTACGTATCTTAAGCGAAGGGATTGCGGTGTACATGGAGCACGTCACGTATGACAGCGAAGCAAATTACGACAGCTCGCAAATGATTGTTGCTGCGTTAGCTGTCCATGGCGGTTTGCCGGACATTGAAAGCCTGGCCAGCGACTTCGGGCAGTTCGATACCAATATCTCCTATCCGGTTTCCGGTTCATTTTCCGGTTACATTATTCATGGCTTTGGAATGGAGAAGTACCGTAAGTTGTTTACCGAAGGGCGGAGAGTTCATTTTGCCGCGGATTTCCAGTCAGTTTATGGGGTTTCACTTTCAGATGTGGAAAATACCTGGGGCCGCCAGTCGGATAAATCGTTGCCTCAATAG
- a CDS encoding efflux RND transporter periplasmic adaptor subunit translates to MKKFFKISGFVVLGLVFLGTLGFLYQKSKAKPNVFKDETPLTTNIIQKTVATGSVVPRKEVEVKPQVSGIIQELYVQAGDTVKEGDFLAKVKIIPDMVNLNAAEARVTKAKISFEDAKLDYDRQSKLFGKQVVSREEYQKAKLAYDGAKAEVEAAENNLDLIRKGVTKTSQKTTNTLIRATIDGMVLDVPVKVGNSVIQSNTFNDGTTIATLADMNDMIFDGKVDETEVGKIKEGMPIELTIGAIEHEKFDATLEYISPKGEEDNGAIQFEIKANVNLKKDQFIRAGYSANADIVLSRRDSVLAVPEGLLQFDNDSAYVEVETQPQQYEKRYVKTGLSDGINIEILNGITKNDHLKGAKVEPGAQDS, encoded by the coding sequence ATGAAAAAGTTTTTCAAAATCTCCGGGTTCGTTGTACTGGGGTTAGTATTCCTCGGAACGCTGGGCTTCCTGTATCAAAAGTCGAAGGCAAAGCCAAATGTATTTAAAGATGAAACTCCGCTTACTACGAACATAATTCAAAAGACGGTTGCTACCGGTTCGGTCGTCCCACGTAAAGAAGTGGAAGTAAAACCACAGGTTTCCGGCATCATTCAGGAGTTATATGTACAAGCCGGCGATACCGTTAAAGAAGGCGATTTCCTGGCCAAGGTAAAAATCATTCCGGATATGGTGAACCTGAATGCCGCCGAGGCCCGGGTAACCAAAGCTAAAATCAGCTTCGAAGACGCCAAACTTGACTACGACCGTCAATCTAAGCTTTTCGGGAAGCAGGTCGTTTCGCGTGAAGAATACCAGAAAGCGAAACTTGCGTACGACGGGGCAAAAGCCGAAGTGGAAGCTGCAGAAAACAACCTGGATTTGATTCGCAAGGGGGTGACCAAAACCTCGCAGAAGACCACCAATACGCTCATCCGTGCAACCATCGACGGTATGGTGCTCGACGTGCCCGTAAAGGTGGGAAATTCGGTTATCCAGTCGAATACATTCAACGACGGAACCACTATTGCCACGCTGGCCGATATGAATGACATGATTTTCGACGGGAAGGTAGATGAGACCGAAGTCGGAAAAATTAAAGAGGGCATGCCCATCGAGCTGACCATTGGCGCCATCGAGCATGAGAAATTTGATGCAACATTGGAATATATTTCACCGAAAGGTGAGGAAGATAATGGTGCCATTCAGTTTGAAATCAAGGCGAATGTCAACCTAAAAAAGGACCAGTTTATCCGTGCAGGATACAGTGCAAATGCCGATATTGTCCTGTCCCGTCGCGACAGCGTGCTGGCTGTTCCGGAAGGTTTGCTCCAGTTTGATAACGATTCGGCTTACGTAGAAGTAGAAACACAGCCGCAACAGTACGAAAAACGCTATGTGAAAACCGGATTATCCGATGGTATCAACATCGAAATCTTGAATGGAATTACCAAGAATGACCATCTGAAAGGCGCCAAAGTGGAACCAGGTGCACAGGACAGTTAA
- a CDS encoding GxxExxY protein produces MTENEISHKIIGTAISIHRTIGPGLLESAYENALAYDLRLAGLNVKQQVPMPFIYKGVKQDVGYRVDLLVENKVIIEIKAVESLAPVHFAQVLTYLKLSDVKLGLLLNFNSKILKENIHRIVNGLGDY; encoded by the coding sequence ATGACAGAAAATGAAATTTCACACAAAATTATAGGAACAGCTATTAGTATTCATAGGACAATTGGTCCCGGCTTACTGGAATCTGCTTATGAAAATGCACTTGCTTATGATTTAAGATTGGCTGGCCTAAATGTCAAACAGCAAGTTCCAATGCCTTTTATTTATAAAGGAGTAAAGCAGGATGTCGGCTACCGGGTTGACCTCTTAGTTGAAAACAAAGTTATTATTGAAATTAAAGCCGTTGAGTCATTAGCTCCGGTTCATTTTGCACAAGTATTGACTTATTTGAAGTTGTCCGACGTAAAGCTTGGGTTACTTTTGAACTTCAATAGCAAGATTCTGAAAGAAAACATACACCGGATAGTGAATGGACTTGGAGATTATTAA
- a CDS encoding TolC family protein gives MSRLFYAIAFLILVSISNILKAQDTPGAWSLKECIDYAIQNNIQVKQGELSTQYQKNLLRKAKTDRLPNLNAQASQNQNYGRSLTYNNTYENINSSESDLNLNTNVPIFQGFQLNNNIKKGQFDLKASMEDLQKAKDDITMNIASAYLEILFSQELVKVSEEQLAVTKQQIQQTQEKVDAGALAKGSLLDIQAQAAKEELTLVDNQNQLKLNNLKLAQLLELDSYKNFNIRKPELPEIKAEASLVSATEIYKRALALWPDVKSSEYKLQSSQYQLKAAKGANYPTISAYGFYYNSYNNKYTDLKGDKIPFSEQLSNNQRKGFGLQMNIPIFNRLQNKTQIDNAKIDVLSKQLDLENSRKVLRKDIETAETNAIAALNRYTSNQKAVAAMQEAFRYSEEKYNVGLVNALEYNQAKNNLAKAQSDLLQAKYEFIFRTKILDFYRGIPIEL, from the coding sequence ATGAGCCGACTATTCTATGCCATCGCCTTTTTAATCCTGGTAAGCATTAGCAACATCCTGAAAGCACAGGACACACCCGGTGCCTGGTCGTTAAAAGAATGTATTGACTATGCCATTCAAAACAATATCCAGGTTAAACAAGGCGAGTTAAGCACACAATACCAGAAAAATTTATTGCGCAAAGCCAAAACCGACCGCCTTCCCAACCTGAATGCCCAGGCTTCGCAAAACCAGAACTACGGACGTTCGCTGACCTACAATAACACCTACGAGAATATCAACTCCTCGGAAAGCGACCTGAACCTGAATACAAATGTCCCGATTTTTCAGGGGTTTCAACTCAACAACAACATCAAAAAGGGCCAGTTTGATCTGAAGGCTTCGATGGAGGATTTGCAAAAGGCGAAAGATGACATTACCATGAATATCGCCTCTGCTTACCTCGAAATCTTGTTCTCGCAAGAGTTGGTCAAGGTATCGGAGGAACAATTGGCAGTTACGAAACAGCAGATTCAGCAAACCCAGGAGAAGGTTGATGCCGGAGCCCTGGCCAAAGGCAGTTTGCTGGATATCCAGGCCCAGGCAGCCAAAGAGGAACTCACATTGGTGGACAACCAGAACCAGTTGAAACTGAATAATCTGAAACTGGCGCAGCTGCTGGAGCTGGATTCTTACAAAAACTTCAATATCCGGAAGCCTGAATTGCCCGAAATCAAAGCAGAGGCTTCCCTGGTTTCAGCAACTGAAATTTACAAAAGAGCACTGGCATTGTGGCCGGACGTTAAATCGTCAGAATACAAACTGCAGAGCTCACAATATCAACTGAAGGCTGCCAAAGGAGCTAATTATCCGACCATTTCGGCGTATGGCTTCTATTATAACTCATACAACAACAAATACACCGATTTGAAGGGTGATAAGATTCCGTTCAGCGAGCAGCTGAGCAACAACCAGCGAAAGGGTTTTGGCCTCCAGATGAACATACCGATTTTCAACCGTCTGCAGAACAAGACCCAAATTGACAATGCCAAAATCGACGTGCTCAGTAAACAACTCGATCTAGAAAACTCCAGGAAAGTTCTCCGGAAAGACATTGAAACGGCCGAAACCAACGCGATTGCAGCGCTGAACCGGTACACATCGAACCAGAAAGCAGTGGCTGCCATGCAGGAAGCATTCCGCTATTCGGAAGAAAAATACAATGTTGGTTTGGTGAATGCACTGGAGTACAACCAGGCCAAAAATAACCTGGCCAAAGCACAATCGGATTTGCTGCAAGCCAAGTACGAGTTCATTTTCCGCACCAAAATCCTCGATTTCTACCGCGGAATACCCATTGAATTGTAA